A genome region from Sceloporus undulatus isolate JIND9_A2432 ecotype Alabama chromosome 1, SceUnd_v1.1, whole genome shotgun sequence includes the following:
- the KLC4 gene encoding kinesin light chain 4 isoform X5: MSTMVYPREEKMDKLSQEEIISNTKLVMQGLEALKNEHNSILHSLLETIKCLKKDEEANLVHEKANLLRKSVEMIELGLGEAQVMMALSNHLNAVESEKQKLRAQVRRLCQENQWLRDELANTQQKLQRSEQTVAQLEEEKKHLEFMNQLKKYDEDVSPSEEKEGDSTKDSLDDLFPNEEEDQGQGLPHQHSSAVAAAQQGGYEIPARLRTLHNLVIQYASQGRYEVAVPLCKQALEDLEKTSGHDHPDVATMLNILALVYRDQNKYKEAAHLLNDALSIREKTLGKDHPAVAATLNNLAVLYGKRGKYKEAEPLCKRALEIREKVLGKDHPDVAKQLNNLALLCQNQGKYEEVEYYYRRALEIYESRLGPDDPNVAKTKNNLASCYLKQGKYKDAEVLYKEILTRAHVKEFGSVDDEHKPIWMHAEEREEMSKSKHRENTPYAEYGGWYKACKVSSPTVNTTLRNLGALYRRQGKLEAAETLEECAMRSRRQGIDPINQTKVVEILKEGDGSERRRSRDSLGGNVKYESATDGSEEA, translated from the exons ATGTCCACAATGGTGTACCCCAGAGAGGAAAAAATGGACAAACTAAGCCAAGAGGAGATCATTTCCAACACAAAACTGGTCATGCAGGGGCTGGAGGCACTGAAGAATGAACACAACTCAATTTTGCACAGCTTGCTGGAAACCATTAAGTGTCTAAAGAAGGATGAGGAAGCCAATCTTGTGCATGAAAAAGCCAACCTACTGCGCAAGTCAGTGGAGATGATTGAGCTGGGGCTTGGAGAGGCACAG GTGATGATGGCTCTGTCAAATCATCTGAATGCAGTTGAGTCTGAGAAGCAGAAACTGAGGGCCCAGGTGCGCCGgctgtgccaagaaaaccaatggCTGCGGGACGAGCTGGCAAACACCCAGCAGAAGCTGCAACGCAGTGAGCAGACGGTGGCACAACttgaggaggaaaagaaacatctgGAGTTCATGAACCAGCTGAAGAAATATGATGAGGACGTGTCTCCATCA gaggagaaagaaggcgATTCCACAAAAGATTCTTTGGATGACTTGTTTCCAAATGAAGAAGAGGATCAGGGCCAAGGGT TGCCTCACCAACACAGCAGTGCAGTAGCAGCTGCCCAGCAAGGTGGATATGAGATTCCTGCACGCCTTCGTACACTCCATAACCTGGTGATTCAGTATGCTTCACAGGGACGCTATGAGGTGGCTGTGCCTCTCTGCAAACAGGCGCTGGAGGACTTGGAAAAGACATCAGGCCATGATCATCCTGATGTAGCCACAATGCTAAACATCTTGGCTTTAGTATATAG GGATCAGAACAAATACAAGGAGGCAGCTCACCTGCTAAATGATGCACTTTCCATTAGGGAAAAGACACTTGGCAAGGATCATCCTGCA GTTGCAGCAACCCTGAATAACCTGGCTGTCCTCTATGGCAAAAGGGGAAAATACAAGGAGGCAGAACCATTGTGCAAGCGAGCATTGGAAATCCGGgaaaag gtTCTTGGTAAAGATCACCCAGATGTGGCCAAACAGTTAAATAACTTGGCATTGCTATGCCAGAATCAGGGCAAATATGAAGAAGTAGAATATTACTACCGCCGAGCATTGGAGATCTATGAATCCCGCCTGGGGCCTGATGACCCAAATGTGGCCAAAACAAAGAACAATCTG GCCTCTTGCTATTTGAAACAAGGCAAATACAAAGATGCAGAGGTACTCTACAAGGAAATCCTCACTCGTGCCCACGTGAAGGAATTTGGCTCTGTGGATG ATGAACACAAGCCAATATGGATGCAtgcagaagaaagggaggagatgAGCAAG AGCAAACACCGAGAAAACACTCCCTATGCAGAGTATGGTGGCTGGTACAAGGCCTGCAAGGTCAGCAG CCCCACAGTGAACACCACCTTGCGAAATCTGGGTGCACTGTACAGGCGCCAGGGCAAACTGGAGGCTGCAGAAACTTTGGAAGAGTGTGCAATGCGGTCCAGGAGACAG GGTATTGACCCCATTAACCAGACCAAGGTGGTAGAGATTCTGAAAGAAGGTGATGGCTCCGAGAGAAGGAGGAGCCGAGATAGCCTGGGGGGCAATGTCAAATATGAAAGTGCCACAGATGGTAGCGAGGAA GCTTAA
- the KLC4 gene encoding kinesin light chain 4 isoform X4, with protein sequence MSTMVYPREEKMDKLSQEEIISNTKLVMQGLEALKNEHNSILHSLLETIKCLKKDEEANLVHEKANLLRKSVEMIELGLGEAQVMMALSNHLNAVESEKQKLRAQVRRLCQENQWLRDELANTQQKLQRSEQTVAQLEEEKKHLEFMNQLKKYDEDVSPSEEKEGDSTKDSLDDLFPNEEEDQGQGLPHQHSSAVAAAQQGGYEIPARLRTLHNLVIQYASQGRYEVAVPLCKQALEDLEKTSGHDHPDVATMLNILALVYRDQNKYKEAAHLLNDALSIREKTLGKDHPAVAATLNNLAVLYGKRGKYKEAEPLCKRALEIREKVLGKDHPDVAKQLNNLALLCQNQGKYEEVEYYYRRALEIYESRLGPDDPNVAKTKNNLASCYLKQGKYKDAEVLYKEILTRAHVKEFGSVDDEHKPIWMHAEEREEMSKSKHRENTPYAEYGGWYKACKVSSPTVNTTLRNLGALYRRQGKLEAAETLEECAMRSRRQGIDPINQTKVVEILKEGDGSERRRSRDSLGGNVKYESATDGSEEVSMGVEWNGA encoded by the exons ATGTCCACAATGGTGTACCCCAGAGAGGAAAAAATGGACAAACTAAGCCAAGAGGAGATCATTTCCAACACAAAACTGGTCATGCAGGGGCTGGAGGCACTGAAGAATGAACACAACTCAATTTTGCACAGCTTGCTGGAAACCATTAAGTGTCTAAAGAAGGATGAGGAAGCCAATCTTGTGCATGAAAAAGCCAACCTACTGCGCAAGTCAGTGGAGATGATTGAGCTGGGGCTTGGAGAGGCACAG GTGATGATGGCTCTGTCAAATCATCTGAATGCAGTTGAGTCTGAGAAGCAGAAACTGAGGGCCCAGGTGCGCCGgctgtgccaagaaaaccaatggCTGCGGGACGAGCTGGCAAACACCCAGCAGAAGCTGCAACGCAGTGAGCAGACGGTGGCACAACttgaggaggaaaagaaacatctgGAGTTCATGAACCAGCTGAAGAAATATGATGAGGACGTGTCTCCATCA gaggagaaagaaggcgATTCCACAAAAGATTCTTTGGATGACTTGTTTCCAAATGAAGAAGAGGATCAGGGCCAAGGGT TGCCTCACCAACACAGCAGTGCAGTAGCAGCTGCCCAGCAAGGTGGATATGAGATTCCTGCACGCCTTCGTACACTCCATAACCTGGTGATTCAGTATGCTTCACAGGGACGCTATGAGGTGGCTGTGCCTCTCTGCAAACAGGCGCTGGAGGACTTGGAAAAGACATCAGGCCATGATCATCCTGATGTAGCCACAATGCTAAACATCTTGGCTTTAGTATATAG GGATCAGAACAAATACAAGGAGGCAGCTCACCTGCTAAATGATGCACTTTCCATTAGGGAAAAGACACTTGGCAAGGATCATCCTGCA GTTGCAGCAACCCTGAATAACCTGGCTGTCCTCTATGGCAAAAGGGGAAAATACAAGGAGGCAGAACCATTGTGCAAGCGAGCATTGGAAATCCGGgaaaag gtTCTTGGTAAAGATCACCCAGATGTGGCCAAACAGTTAAATAACTTGGCATTGCTATGCCAGAATCAGGGCAAATATGAAGAAGTAGAATATTACTACCGCCGAGCATTGGAGATCTATGAATCCCGCCTGGGGCCTGATGACCCAAATGTGGCCAAAACAAAGAACAATCTG GCCTCTTGCTATTTGAAACAAGGCAAATACAAAGATGCAGAGGTACTCTACAAGGAAATCCTCACTCGTGCCCACGTGAAGGAATTTGGCTCTGTGGATG ATGAACACAAGCCAATATGGATGCAtgcagaagaaagggaggagatgAGCAAG AGCAAACACCGAGAAAACACTCCCTATGCAGAGTATGGTGGCTGGTACAAGGCCTGCAAGGTCAGCAG CCCCACAGTGAACACCACCTTGCGAAATCTGGGTGCACTGTACAGGCGCCAGGGCAAACTGGAGGCTGCAGAAACTTTGGAAGAGTGTGCAATGCGGTCCAGGAGACAG GGTATTGACCCCATTAACCAGACCAAGGTGGTAGAGATTCTGAAAGAAGGTGATGGCTCCGAGAGAAGGAGGAGCCGAGATAGCCTGGGGGGCAATGTCAAATATGAAAGTGCCACAGATGGTAGCGAGGAAGTGAGTATGGGCGTGGAATGGAATGGG GCTTAA
- the KLC4 gene encoding kinesin light chain 4 isoform X6 — MSTMVYPREEKMDKLSQEEIISNTKLVMQGLEALKNEHNSILHSLLETIKCLKKDEEANLVHEKANLLRKSVEMIELGLGEAQVMMALSNHLNAVESEKQKLRAQVRRLCQENQWLRDELANTQQKLQRSEQTVAQLEEEKKHLEFMNQLKKYDEDVSPSEEKEGDSTKDSLDDLFPNEEEDQGQGLPHQHSSAVAAAQQGGYEIPARLRTLHNLVIQYASQGRYEVAVPLCKQALEDLEKTSGHDHPDVATMLNILALVYRDQNKYKEAAHLLNDALSIREKTLGKDHPAVAATLNNLAVLYGKRGKYKEAEPLCKRALEIREKVLGKDHPDVAKQLNNLALLCQNQGKYEEVEYYYRRALEIYESRLGPDDPNVAKTKNNLASCYLKQGKYKDAEVLYKEILTRAHVKEFGSVDDEHKPIWMHAEEREEMSKCTP, encoded by the exons ATGTCCACAATGGTGTACCCCAGAGAGGAAAAAATGGACAAACTAAGCCAAGAGGAGATCATTTCCAACACAAAACTGGTCATGCAGGGGCTGGAGGCACTGAAGAATGAACACAACTCAATTTTGCACAGCTTGCTGGAAACCATTAAGTGTCTAAAGAAGGATGAGGAAGCCAATCTTGTGCATGAAAAAGCCAACCTACTGCGCAAGTCAGTGGAGATGATTGAGCTGGGGCTTGGAGAGGCACAG GTGATGATGGCTCTGTCAAATCATCTGAATGCAGTTGAGTCTGAGAAGCAGAAACTGAGGGCCCAGGTGCGCCGgctgtgccaagaaaaccaatggCTGCGGGACGAGCTGGCAAACACCCAGCAGAAGCTGCAACGCAGTGAGCAGACGGTGGCACAACttgaggaggaaaagaaacatctgGAGTTCATGAACCAGCTGAAGAAATATGATGAGGACGTGTCTCCATCA gaggagaaagaaggcgATTCCACAAAAGATTCTTTGGATGACTTGTTTCCAAATGAAGAAGAGGATCAGGGCCAAGGGT TGCCTCACCAACACAGCAGTGCAGTAGCAGCTGCCCAGCAAGGTGGATATGAGATTCCTGCACGCCTTCGTACACTCCATAACCTGGTGATTCAGTATGCTTCACAGGGACGCTATGAGGTGGCTGTGCCTCTCTGCAAACAGGCGCTGGAGGACTTGGAAAAGACATCAGGCCATGATCATCCTGATGTAGCCACAATGCTAAACATCTTGGCTTTAGTATATAG GGATCAGAACAAATACAAGGAGGCAGCTCACCTGCTAAATGATGCACTTTCCATTAGGGAAAAGACACTTGGCAAGGATCATCCTGCA GTTGCAGCAACCCTGAATAACCTGGCTGTCCTCTATGGCAAAAGGGGAAAATACAAGGAGGCAGAACCATTGTGCAAGCGAGCATTGGAAATCCGGgaaaag gtTCTTGGTAAAGATCACCCAGATGTGGCCAAACAGTTAAATAACTTGGCATTGCTATGCCAGAATCAGGGCAAATATGAAGAAGTAGAATATTACTACCGCCGAGCATTGGAGATCTATGAATCCCGCCTGGGGCCTGATGACCCAAATGTGGCCAAAACAAAGAACAATCTG GCCTCTTGCTATTTGAAACAAGGCAAATACAAAGATGCAGAGGTACTCTACAAGGAAATCCTCACTCGTGCCCACGTGAAGGAATTTGGCTCTGTGGATG ATGAACACAAGCCAATATGGATGCAtgcagaagaaagggaggagatgAGCAAG TGCACTCCCTAG